The Virgibacillus sp. MSP4-1 genome has a segment encoding these proteins:
- a CDS encoding aldehyde dehydrogenase family protein, protein MIGSIINGKELTSENTMPIHNPYSGEKIDDIALATEQELNEAIDDSYKAFHDTMKKMPAHERADILRKTADLLEERTEEFAQTVVKEAGKPISASRTEVQRAIQVLRFASEKAKDITGEVIPMDAAVGGNGRMGFAKRDPLGVVAAITPFNFPLNLSLHKLAPALAAGNAVIFKPAEKTPISAYKLTKLFHEAGLPASALNLVMGTGKEVGDPLVKHDKIHKISFTGSLPVGRSIKESAGFKKVTLELGSNSPNIIFADADLDQAVRSLITGAFAFSGQVCISAQRIYVQKEVYDQFLKEYVSLTESLKVGDPAEEGTDVGPMINEKEAERAKQWIDDAAEKGATIAVGGERNESILKPTIMTDVDENMKVIAEEVFAPIVSIIPFDTEEEAVRFSNNSIYGLQAGVFTKDINRAFRVAEKLEMGGVWINEISTYRQDNIPYGGVKQSGFGREGVKYAIEDMTELKFIGVKLEQ, encoded by the coding sequence TTGATTGGTTCCATTATTAACGGCAAAGAGCTTACAAGTGAAAACACAATGCCTATTCACAACCCTTATTCAGGAGAAAAAATCGATGACATCGCACTCGCTACAGAGCAGGAGTTAAATGAGGCCATTGATGACTCCTATAAAGCCTTTCATGACACGATGAAAAAAATGCCTGCGCATGAACGTGCCGATATTTTACGGAAAACAGCAGACTTACTGGAGGAGCGAACAGAGGAGTTTGCACAGACTGTAGTAAAAGAAGCCGGGAAGCCGATTAGCGCCAGTCGCACTGAGGTGCAGCGTGCGATTCAGGTACTGAGATTTGCTTCCGAAAAGGCCAAAGACATTACAGGTGAAGTTATTCCTATGGATGCAGCTGTTGGCGGAAACGGGAGAATGGGCTTTGCGAAGCGGGATCCACTTGGGGTAGTAGCGGCTATCACTCCTTTTAATTTTCCATTGAACTTATCCCTTCATAAATTAGCACCAGCACTGGCAGCCGGAAATGCAGTGATTTTTAAACCGGCCGAAAAAACACCAATTTCCGCTTATAAATTAACAAAGCTCTTTCATGAGGCAGGACTTCCTGCAAGTGCGTTAAACTTAGTCATGGGAACCGGGAAGGAAGTGGGCGATCCACTCGTAAAACACGATAAAATCCATAAAATATCCTTTACAGGAAGTCTGCCTGTCGGACGCTCCATTAAAGAATCAGCCGGATTTAAAAAGGTCACTCTAGAACTTGGGTCCAACTCCCCTAATATTATTTTTGCGGATGCGGATTTGGATCAGGCAGTGAGGAGCTTAATAACCGGAGCCTTTGCTTTCTCGGGTCAGGTCTGCATCTCAGCTCAGCGCATTTACGTACAAAAAGAAGTGTATGATCAGTTCCTCAAAGAATATGTAAGTCTGACAGAATCCTTGAAAGTAGGAGATCCTGCTGAAGAAGGAACGGATGTAGGTCCGATGATTAATGAAAAGGAAGCTGAACGTGCTAAGCAGTGGATTGATGATGCGGCTGAAAAAGGTGCCACCATTGCTGTCGGGGGTGAAAGGAACGAATCTATCCTTAAACCTACCATTATGACAGATGTGGATGAAAATATGAAAGTAATTGCTGAAGAGGTTTTCGCACCGATTGTATCGATTATTCCATTTGATACGGAAGAAGAGGCTGTGAGGTTTTCCAACAACTCTATTTACGGTTTGCAGGCAGGCGTGTTCACAAAAGATATTAACCGTGCCTTCCGTGTAGCCGAAAAACTGGAAATGGGTGGCGTATGGATCAACGAAATCTCCACCTATCGCCAGGACAACATTCCCTATGGTGGGGTTAAGCAGAGCGGATTTGGCCGGGAAGGGGTTAAATACGCGATTGAAGATATGACAGAATTAAAATTTATCGGCGTAAAATTGGAGCAATGA
- a CDS encoding spore germination protein, whose protein sequence is MKKKFRSLMGKYKSKSEKSKKAQQQTSSNHQQPLTGAVNNDLQYIQSGMGNSSDLVTRLFQIGTDYPVQAAIIYTDGLADKNFVQNFIMETLMVDIRVTDQGQNPLEMKDILTQMKDRSLAASDIRELTDYQTVFEEILSGNTVLLLNGFMIGLAISSPGYESRSVEEPSSQPVVRGPKEGFTEVLWTNTSLIRRRIKDPNLWIESKKIGKKSNTDVAVCYINGVANDDIVQEVHRRLDKINIDGILESGYIEELIQDETFTPFPTLYNTERPDSICAGLLEGRIAILVDGTPFALLAPTVFIHYFQATEDYYQRSDIGSLMRLLRFLCFFLALLTPSAYIALTTFHQEMIPTPLLISLAAQREGVPFPAFVEAFMMEVTFEILREAGTRMPKAVGSAIQVVGALVIGQAAVEAGIVSSAMVIVVALTAISSFVTPAFNMTISIRIIRFGFMMAAAVFGLIGIILGLIILILHLASLRSFGIPYLAPMGPFIASDQKDVLLRLPFWKMGERQKLINKKNVVRGHTSSPRPPNNMNDQ, encoded by the coding sequence ATGAAGAAGAAGTTTCGAAGTTTAATGGGCAAATATAAATCAAAATCTGAGAAATCAAAGAAAGCTCAGCAGCAAACCTCCTCCAATCATCAACAACCACTAACGGGTGCAGTCAACAACGATTTACAGTATATCCAAAGCGGGATGGGAAATAGTTCCGATCTTGTCACTCGTTTATTTCAAATTGGAACCGATTATCCTGTTCAGGCAGCGATTATTTATACAGATGGACTTGCAGATAAAAATTTTGTTCAGAACTTCATCATGGAAACCCTAATGGTGGATATCCGTGTGACTGATCAGGGACAGAACCCTCTTGAAATGAAAGATATCTTAACTCAAATGAAGGATCGTTCCTTGGCCGCGAGTGACATAAGAGAACTTACGGATTATCAAACGGTTTTTGAGGAAATTTTATCAGGGAACACTGTCCTCTTATTAAACGGATTTATGATTGGGTTGGCGATTTCTTCCCCGGGCTATGAGAGCCGAAGCGTAGAAGAGCCCTCATCACAGCCGGTAGTCCGAGGGCCCAAGGAAGGTTTTACCGAAGTATTATGGACAAACACGAGTCTTATAAGGAGAAGAATTAAGGATCCGAACCTTTGGATTGAATCGAAAAAAATTGGAAAGAAATCAAACACTGATGTCGCTGTATGCTATATAAATGGAGTTGCCAATGATGATATTGTTCAGGAGGTCCATCGCAGGCTGGATAAGATTAATATCGACGGAATTCTCGAAAGTGGTTACATAGAAGAATTGATTCAGGATGAAACCTTTACCCCTTTTCCAACCTTGTATAATACAGAACGTCCGGATAGTATTTGTGCAGGTCTGCTGGAGGGGAGGATAGCTATTTTAGTAGATGGGACACCATTTGCATTATTGGCACCTACCGTATTTATTCATTATTTTCAGGCAACCGAAGACTACTATCAGAGATCGGATATCGGATCGTTAATGCGATTGCTTCGATTTCTCTGTTTTTTTCTCGCTTTGTTAACCCCATCTGCTTACATTGCATTAACCACGTTTCATCAGGAAATGATTCCTACCCCCTTGCTGATCAGTCTGGCTGCCCAGAGAGAGGGGGTTCCCTTCCCGGCGTTTGTTGAAGCCTTTATGATGGAGGTTACCTTTGAGATTTTAAGAGAAGCAGGAACAAGAATGCCCAAAGCCGTTGGTTCTGCCATACAGGTCGTTGGAGCACTGGTAATAGGTCAGGCCGCCGTTGAAGCAGGAATAGTATCCTCGGCAATGGTTATTGTTGTGGCCCTAACCGCAATCAGCAGTTTCGTTACACCTGCCTTCAATATGACGATTTCCATAAGAATCATTCGTTTTGGCTTTATGATGGCAGCTGCAGTATTTGGTCTCATTGGGATTATTTTAGGATTGATTATCTTAATTTTGCATTTAGCCAGTTTACGCTCCTTTGGGATACCATATCTCGCGCCTATGGGACCGTTTATTGCCAGTGATCAGAAGGATGTCCTTTTACGCTTGCCTTTTTGGAAAATGGGAGAAAGGCAGAAGCTGATTAATAAAAAGAATGTTGTCCGGGGTCATACTTCATCTCCAAGGCCTCCGAACAATATGAATGATCAATAG
- a CDS encoding Ger(x)C family spore germination protein, with product MIKKLQAIALCFIVALGISGCWSSRELTDIAIVTALGIDKEGEEIKVTAQVINPSENAGQTFTTRTAVTTFTSTGKSLFETIRRLTTLAPRKLYLSHIRMIIFGEEYAKQGIGDSLDFISRDHEMRTDFNFAIARNYDAEDIINILTPIEKIPANKIYSTLKSSHNFWAPTKVVQLDELIASMTSKGKEAVLTELVILGDVQLGQDLENVQNVPPYASIKSSGLGVFKNDQLAGWLDEDQSRGFNIITNNIQNTTGVVPCGKSGELSVEAFKNSTELKGTIKGNKPKMKIKFTSEANIADVSCSIDFTNQKTLKKYEKKLENEAKNVIKTSVKRAQELEADIFGFGEVFSRSNPKKWKTMQKNWAETFVQDLKVDVKVDVKIRRTGTITQPFMKDISGKKQGDS from the coding sequence ATGATCAAAAAGCTTCAGGCAATCGCCTTATGTTTTATCGTAGCTCTGGGTATTTCGGGCTGCTGGAGTTCCAGAGAATTAACAGATATTGCTATTGTTACGGCACTAGGAATTGATAAGGAAGGGGAAGAGATTAAAGTAACGGCTCAGGTGATTAATCCAAGTGAGAATGCCGGTCAAACGTTTACCACAAGAACAGCTGTCACCACTTTTACATCCACTGGGAAGAGCTTATTTGAAACGATACGGCGGTTAACGACATTGGCCCCAAGGAAGCTTTATTTGAGTCATATTCGAATGATTATTTTTGGTGAGGAATATGCAAAACAGGGAATTGGCGACAGCCTCGATTTTATCTCCCGTGATCATGAAATGAGAACGGATTTTAACTTTGCGATTGCCCGAAATTATGATGCTGAAGACATTATCAACATTCTAACTCCTATAGAAAAGATTCCGGCGAACAAAATCTATTCCACTTTGAAGTCTTCACATAATTTCTGGGCCCCAACAAAGGTAGTCCAGCTTGATGAACTGATTGCGTCCATGACATCAAAGGGCAAGGAGGCAGTCCTGACTGAATTAGTCATATTAGGGGATGTGCAGTTGGGTCAGGATCTTGAAAACGTACAGAATGTCCCTCCTTATGCCTCCATTAAATCGAGTGGTCTGGGCGTCTTTAAAAATGATCAATTGGCGGGCTGGCTGGATGAGGATCAAAGCAGAGGGTTTAACATCATTACCAATAATATTCAGAACACTACAGGCGTCGTTCCTTGTGGAAAAAGCGGAGAATTATCAGTTGAAGCATTTAAAAATTCTACAGAACTGAAAGGGACGATTAAGGGCAATAAACCGAAAATGAAAATTAAGTTTACGTCAGAAGCTAATATCGCTGATGTATCCTGCAGCATTGATTTTACGAATCAGAAGACGTTAAAAAAGTATGAAAAAAAATTGGAGAATGAAGCCAAAAATGTAATAAAAACCAGTGTAAAAAGAGCACAGGAATTAGAGGCGGATATATTTGGCTTTGGAGAGGTGTTTAGCCGCTCCAATCCAAAGAAGTGGAAGACGATGCAGAAAAATTGGGCGGAAACCTTTGTTCAAGATTTGAAAGTGGATGTGAAGGTGGATGTAAAAATAAGAAGGACCGGAACGATAACCCAGCCGTTTATGAAAGATATTTCCGGGAAAAAACAGGGGGATTCGTAA
- a CDS encoding YjcZ family sporulation protein, translated as MSFGYNNGFALIVVLFILLIIVGAAYVG; from the coding sequence ATGTCATTCGGTTACAACAACGGATTTGCGTTAATTGTAGTGCTGTTTATCCTACTCATTATTGTTGGGGCAGCTTATGTTGGTTAA
- a CDS encoding YjcZ family sporulation protein, with protein sequence MSHGYSGGFALIVVLFILLIIVGAGSAGFGYGY encoded by the coding sequence ATGTCACACGGATATAGCGGTGGATTCGCTTTGATTGTCGTTCTGTTTATTTTGCTAATTATCGTCGGCGCTGGTAGTGCTGGCTTTGGATACGGTTACTAA
- a CDS encoding endospore germination permease, with amino-acid sequence MIEKGKIDARQFTILVVMYSLGTSIIAIPSTTSTYAQENAWITVLLTSLIGLMIVFLLNQVSRINKNKNIFELFEYVFGKWVGKSITVLFLTFVFIVAGKNLRQIGDFITTQVMVETPIQVIMLIFVLTSLYAIKLGIEVIGRTSEIFFPYAFISLMLLIIFVAPQADFKNIQPVLVNNMEGTFLTVFPTLGTPYFELVVFLALLPYVNRVGPGRKAFYIGVGIGSFLLFAVTLMSLLVLGPDFSARNVYPTYILGKKISGIQFLERIEILVAIAWFFTIFFKISINFYVLSLGMSHLFQLKSPKVLSTPLAFMIMIAGVYLAPNLIAYQNFLAHDLAPFAGTFGIVLPVLLIIVARLRKKDKRNKRKKKKKRKKRK; translated from the coding sequence ATGATTGAAAAAGGCAAAATTGACGCACGCCAGTTTACCATATTAGTCGTCATGTATTCACTGGGGACATCAATTATCGCCATCCCGTCTACTACTTCAACATATGCACAGGAAAATGCCTGGATCACTGTATTGCTTACCAGTCTTATAGGTTTAATGATCGTGTTTTTACTGAATCAGGTGAGCCGGATCAACAAAAATAAAAATATTTTTGAGCTGTTTGAATATGTTTTTGGGAAGTGGGTAGGGAAAAGCATTACGGTCCTGTTTCTTACCTTTGTCTTTATCGTAGCTGGAAAAAATTTAAGGCAAATCGGGGACTTTATCACAACACAGGTAATGGTGGAGACACCGATTCAGGTTATTATGCTCATTTTTGTATTAACAAGTCTATATGCGATTAAACTTGGGATTGAAGTTATAGGACGAACAAGTGAGATTTTTTTCCCATACGCATTCATTTCGCTGATGCTGCTCATTATTTTTGTGGCCCCACAGGCAGATTTTAAAAACATACAGCCAGTATTGGTAAATAATATGGAGGGTACTTTTTTAACCGTTTTTCCTACACTGGGCACCCCCTATTTTGAATTAGTTGTTTTTTTGGCCTTATTACCGTACGTTAATCGTGTTGGACCGGGAAGGAAGGCCTTTTACATAGGCGTTGGAATCGGCTCATTTCTGTTATTTGCGGTTACTTTAATGTCATTGCTGGTGCTTGGACCTGATTTTAGTGCGCGTAATGTCTATCCGACCTATATCCTCGGGAAAAAAATAAGTGGTATACAGTTTCTTGAGAGAATTGAAATCTTAGTGGCCATTGCCTGGTTTTTTACGATATTTTTTAAAATATCCATCAATTTTTATGTTTTGTCACTAGGTATGAGTCATTTGTTTCAGTTGAAATCGCCAAAAGTTTTATCTACTCCACTGGCGTTCATGATTATGATTGCCGGCGTGTACCTGGCTCCGAATTTAATCGCCTATCAAAACTTTCTGGCCCATGATCTTGCGCCATTTGCAGGTACATTTGGAATTGTGCTGCCGGTCCTGTTAATTATCGTAGCACGTCTCCGCAAAAAAGATAAAAGAAACAAAAGGAAGAAAAAGAAGAAGAGAAAAAAGAGAAAATAG
- a CDS encoding DUF3231 family protein → MIKRSKKKNSNLTPAEMGKMWAAYTGNTMAICVLKYYLRHVADPDIKKVLQHALRLSEQIVNQIRIFYKESDFPVPQGFTEDDVNLEAPRLFEDVFYLYYLQYTGKAGLSIYNAGIPLLTRTDIRDFFIQTLDSTIKLISEVNDVLQKKGFLINPPVSNPPEQVDFVHRQSFLNGMFGDIRPLHGLETAHIFDNINNDMTSKALLIGFSQTAKRDKVRKYLLRGKRINENHIGSYKKKLEEEEIAAPTSIDHLVTNSTIAPFSDKLMLYHKIDMFSMKIRTYANGASLNGRRDIGGMYAKFLLDVSLFVEDGANIMIDHGWMEQPPLTDYTKREPSE, encoded by the coding sequence ATGATAAAAAGATCAAAGAAAAAGAACTCAAATCTTACACCAGCGGAAATGGGGAAAATGTGGGCTGCATATACAGGAAATACGATGGCCATCTGTGTCCTGAAGTATTATCTTCGTCATGTAGCGGATCCGGATATTAAAAAGGTGTTGCAACATGCGTTACGCTTAAGCGAGCAAATCGTCAATCAGATTCGGATTTTTTACAAAGAAAGTGATTTTCCGGTGCCCCAAGGGTTTACGGAGGATGATGTGAACTTAGAGGCTCCAAGGTTATTTGAGGATGTTTTTTATCTTTATTATCTTCAATATACAGGCAAGGCAGGGTTAAGCATTTATAATGCAGGTATTCCTTTGCTGACGAGAACTGATATTCGTGACTTTTTCATTCAAACTCTTGATTCTACTATAAAACTTATTTCTGAAGTGAATGATGTTTTACAAAAAAAGGGTTTCTTAATTAATCCACCTGTGTCAAATCCCCCTGAACAAGTAGACTTTGTCCATCGACAGAGTTTCCTGAACGGTATGTTTGGAGATATCAGACCTTTACACGGACTGGAGACAGCACACATTTTTGACAATATAAACAATGACATGACGAGTAAAGCATTGCTGATTGGTTTTAGCCAGACTGCCAAAAGGGACAAAGTAAGAAAATACTTATTAAGGGGGAAAAGAATAAATGAAAATCATATTGGATCGTATAAGAAAAAGTTGGAGGAGGAAGAGATTGCGGCACCAACGTCCATAGATCATCTTGTGACCAATTCAACAATCGCTCCATTCTCTGATAAGCTGATGCTCTATCACAAAATTGATATGTTCTCGATGAAAATACGGACCTATGCAAATGGTGCGTCTCTTAATGGCCGGCGTGATATTGGCGGAATGTATGCAAAATTTCTTTTAGATGTTTCTTTATTTGTTGAGGATGGGGCTAATATCATGATTGACCACGGCTGGATGGAGCAGCCGCCCTTAACAGATTATACAAAACGGGAGCCGTCAGAATAA
- a CDS encoding Glu/Leu/Phe/Val dehydrogenase, producing MKEQHKPEADITTHHKNPYEIVKDLIKESVSNLGLNENVYHILKKPMRVMEVSVPVRMDNGEIQNFTGYRSQHNDVLGPTKGGIRFHPSVTLDEVKALSIWMSMKSAILDIPFGGGKGGVIVNPTQLNERELEELSRSYIRSITPIIGPQKDIPAPDVNTNPEVMGWMMDEFDKLRGYNIPGILTGKPLIIGGSQGRIAATGRGVVFTIREAARHLNLDLTEATAAIQGFGNVGSMTAKFLHQLGVKIAAVTDAKGGIYNNNGLDIPKLLEFVNKGNIASEYTEADSISNEEMFALPVDILIPAAIENQVTKETAPKIQARILAEAANGPTTPEGDKILEEKEIFVIPDILCNAGGVTVSYFEWVQNAMNYYWKEDEVNKQLEERMVEGFNRVLDIQKQKNSRMRDAAYTTAIKHLVEAFHARGWVKERMDVE from the coding sequence ATGAAGGAACAGCATAAGCCTGAAGCTGATATTACCACTCATCATAAAAATCCATATGAAATCGTGAAAGATCTGATTAAAGAATCTGTCTCAAATCTCGGATTGAATGAAAATGTTTATCATATATTGAAGAAGCCAATGCGTGTAATGGAGGTATCGGTACCTGTCCGTATGGATAATGGAGAAATCCAAAATTTTACCGGCTACCGTTCGCAGCATAATGATGTCCTGGGTCCGACCAAGGGCGGAATTCGTTTCCATCCATCTGTAACCTTGGATGAGGTCAAGGCGCTGTCCATTTGGATGTCGATGAAGTCAGCCATTTTGGATATTCCGTTTGGCGGTGGTAAAGGTGGCGTGATTGTAAATCCTACTCAATTAAATGAGCGGGAACTTGAAGAGCTCAGTCGTTCCTATATTCGCTCCATCACTCCCATCATCGGTCCTCAGAAGGATATTCCCGCACCTGATGTCAACACGAATCCGGAAGTAATGGGCTGGATGATGGACGAATTTGATAAATTAAGAGGATATAATATTCCGGGTATTTTAACCGGTAAGCCCCTTATCATCGGTGGTTCTCAGGGACGTATCGCTGCTACCGGACGCGGAGTTGTGTTTACTATCCGTGAAGCCGCGCGCCATCTGAATTTAGATTTGACAGAAGCAACTGCAGCGATCCAGGGATTTGGAAATGTGGGGAGTATGACGGCAAAATTCCTGCATCAACTCGGTGTTAAAATCGCTGCGGTAACTGATGCCAAAGGCGGAATTTATAATAATAACGGTCTGGATATTCCGAAATTACTGGAGTTTGTTAATAAAGGAAACATCGCATCCGAATATACAGAAGCCGATTCAATCAGCAATGAAGAAATGTTTGCCCTTCCCGTCGATATACTCATTCCTGCTGCGATTGAAAACCAGGTGACAAAAGAAACAGCACCGAAAATTCAGGCTCGAATTCTGGCGGAAGCTGCAAATGGTCCCACAACCCCGGAAGGTGACAAAATACTAGAGGAAAAAGAGATTTTTGTCATCCCTGATATCCTTTGTAATGCTGGCGGAGTGACGGTCTCCTACTTTGAATGGGTACAAAATGCGATGAACTATTACTGGAAAGAGGATGAGGTTAATAAACAGCTGGAAGAACGGATGGTTGAAGGATTTAACAGAGTCCTGGACATTCAGAAACAAAAAAATTCCCGCATGCGTGATGCCGCTTATACAACTGCGATTAAACACTTAGTTGAAGCTTTCCATGCACGTGGATGGGTGAAGGAACGCATGGATGTGGAATAA
- a CDS encoding VOC family protein, protein MNFQEFGFILFVEKYDECVSFYRDQLQLDVRTVKDSLVIFNLPQGYLMVEQGGVSTNQEKTREQNPAVIRFNVDNLKKTVLQMEGLGVPFANRELSFDWGTIAVFHDPDGHRLELFEVTS, encoded by the coding sequence ATGAATTTTCAGGAATTTGGCTTTATTCTATTTGTAGAAAAGTATGATGAATGTGTTTCTTTTTATAGGGATCAATTGCAGTTGGATGTAAGAACGGTCAAGGACTCTCTCGTTATTTTTAATTTGCCACAAGGATATTTGATGGTTGAACAGGGAGGTGTGTCCACAAATCAGGAAAAAACAAGAGAACAGAACCCTGCCGTTATTCGTTTTAATGTAGATAATCTTAAGAAAACGGTCCTGCAGATGGAAGGCCTGGGGGTTCCGTTTGCGAACAGAGAGCTGTCCTTTGATTGGGGAACGATAGCGGTCTTTCATGATCCGGATGGTCACCGATTAGAGTTATTTGAAGTCACTAGTTAA
- a CDS encoding acetolactate synthase large subunit — translation MSHVKVAELFVQCLEQEGVEYVFGVPGEENIDLMDAFYDSNIEFIVTRHETSAAFMAGAYGRLTGKPGVCLATLGPGATNLLTGVANANMDHCPLVAITGQAGMDRHHKISHQHYDLISMYKPVTKWNAQIKKGDITPEVVRKAFQVAGQEKWGATHIDLPEDIAEMEMNAHPLEPTKRPHTTASTQIIQEAASLIEKAEHPLILAGNGMTRQQAKEELGKLIEKTEIPVVHSFMGKGALSWKDDLSLLTAGIGGQDYITCGFTGADLIITIGFDMAEYPPKNWNPEKKTPILHIDTEEAETDEHYPVALNVLGDLKLNLDKLQQTLSKAGRNNDWVMNVRKQALNELEMYKQDSGFPVKPQKIIADLRSVLDEKDIAISDVGAHKMWMARMYHTYEMNTCLISNGLASMGVAVPSAIAAKMVHPERNVVAVCGDGSFQMTGAELETAKRLNLPIVVLMWRDEGYGLIEWHQNKKFDRASYIKFGNPDYELLAKSYGFEFIKIEKAEDLQSSLEKAVALNQPVFIDCPVDYRENMKLTEKLGDIIC, via the coding sequence ATGAGCCATGTGAAGGTTGCGGAGTTGTTTGTACAATGCCTGGAGCAGGAGGGTGTGGAGTATGTGTTTGGTGTTCCAGGTGAAGAAAATATAGATTTAATGGATGCTTTCTATGACTCCAATATTGAGTTTATCGTAACCAGACATGAAACAAGTGCAGCTTTTATGGCAGGTGCTTATGGCAGGCTGACTGGTAAACCAGGTGTCTGTCTCGCAACCCTGGGCCCTGGTGCGACCAATCTTCTTACAGGTGTAGCCAATGCGAATATGGATCATTGCCCACTCGTTGCGATTACCGGACAGGCTGGGATGGATCGTCATCATAAAATATCTCATCAGCACTACGATTTAATATCCATGTACAAGCCAGTAACAAAATGGAACGCACAAATTAAAAAAGGTGATATCACTCCTGAAGTTGTTCGAAAGGCATTTCAGGTTGCTGGTCAGGAAAAATGGGGAGCAACCCATATTGATTTACCAGAGGATATAGCTGAAATGGAAATGAATGCACATCCACTTGAACCGACCAAACGTCCACACACCACAGCTAGTACTCAAATCATTCAGGAAGCAGCCTCCCTGATTGAAAAAGCAGAACACCCTCTTATCCTTGCCGGAAACGGAATGACAAGACAGCAGGCAAAGGAAGAATTAGGCAAACTAATAGAGAAAACCGAGATTCCTGTGGTACATTCGTTTATGGGGAAGGGAGCTCTTTCCTGGAAGGATGACCTAAGTCTTCTGACAGCGGGGATTGGAGGACAGGATTATATTACTTGCGGGTTTACCGGAGCAGATTTAATCATCACGATTGGTTTCGATATGGCCGAATATCCGCCAAAGAATTGGAACCCCGAAAAGAAAACCCCTATTTTGCACATTGATACCGAAGAGGCGGAAACCGATGAACATTATCCTGTAGCTTTAAATGTGTTGGGTGATTTAAAACTAAATTTGGACAAGCTTCAACAAACCCTATCTAAGGCTGGCAGAAACAATGATTGGGTTATGAACGTTCGGAAACAGGCTTTAAACGAGTTGGAAATGTACAAACAGGATTCAGGATTTCCTGTAAAGCCGCAAAAAATTATTGCCGATTTGCGTTCAGTCCTGGACGAAAAGGACATCGCGATTTCCGACGTCGGCGCTCACAAAATGTGGATGGCACGGATGTATCATACGTATGAAATGAACACCTGCTTAATTTCAAATGGCCTTGCGTCTATGGGCGTTGCTGTTCCGAGTGCGATTGCGGCTAAAATGGTGCACCCTGAAAGAAATGTCGTCGCTGTTTGTGGAGATGGGTCTTTCCAAATGACCGGAGCTGAACTGGAAACAGCCAAGCGATTGAATCTCCCCATTGTGGTACTGATGTGGAGGGATGAAGGCTACGGTTTAATCGAATGGCACCAGAACAAAAAATTCGACCGGGCATCCTATATCAAATTCGGTAACCCGGATTATGAACTTTTGGCAAAATCATACGGCTTTGAATTTATAAAGATTGAAAAAGCAGAAGATTTACAGTCGTCATTAGAGAAAGCCGTTGCTTTAAATCAACCTGTTTTCATCGATTGCCCAGTTGATTACCGTGAAAATATGAAGCTAACTGAAAAACTGGGAGATATCATTTGTTAG
- a CDS encoding YjcZ family sporulation protein, with protein MSHRYSGGFALIVVLFILLIIVGASCV; from the coding sequence GTGTCACATCGTTATTCAGGCGGCTTTGCGCTGATTGTTGTATTATTTATTCTGCTTATCATCGTAGGAGCATCTTGTGTGTAA
- a CDS encoding YjcZ family sporulation protein: MYGYGQNVAGAQDFGGPGFGGPGFGGPGVGGMHHGFAGPDYCYYDHGGGFGHGFRGGFALIVVLFILLIIIGATVVNYD; encoded by the coding sequence ATGTACGGATATGGCCAAAATGTTGCCGGAGCACAAGACTTTGGCGGACCTGGTTTTGGAGGACCAGGTTTTGGAGGACCTGGAGTCGGGGGAATGCATCATGGATTTGCAGGACCAGACTACTGCTACTATGACCATGGTGGTGGATTTGGCCACGGCTTCCGTGGAGGTTTCGCGCTTATTGTAGTACTGTTTATCCTCTTAATAATTATCGGAGCTACCGTTGTTAATTATGATTAA